Proteins encoded in a region of the Diospyros lotus cultivar Yz01 chromosome 9, ASM1463336v1, whole genome shotgun sequence genome:
- the LOC127809445 gene encoding probable receptor-like protein kinase At1g11050, translating into MTFATLILLLSLLSLSSSSPPPATANVSRCPMDLSYVQRVPWPVSDCQNYHPESPAGDSNNITRCCQTLLSLFGIALAQRLKQTSLFRLPDYGTSVACLADFQSSLNALSLPPNLTSVCFDPRQFVITPDVCAAIESTRDWVAKLGTNTSLDSDCRPDLTDLTACDACVAAGFQVQGSLIAIDGNKSHATDCFHFSILYAAGVVNELGPESTGAVSCIFGLSVAADSGSGKSHLALVFGLTGAGVAVLVVAVLVGLYLWWDKEWRRKRDGVELGYGLDGEELGSRPRVRPNTGSIWFKIDELAKATDNFSQKNFIGRGGFGVVHKGTLKDGTVVAVKKVIESDFQGNEEFCNEVEIISNLRHRNLVPLRGCCVTGEDDEQYEESQRFLVYDYMPNGNLDDHLFWTKNRSTNRKQPLTWPQRKNIILDVAKGLAYLHYGVKPGIYHRDIKSTNILLDAEMRARVADFGLARQSREGQSHLTTRVAGTHGYLAPEYALYGQLTEKSDVYSFGVVVLEIMCGRKALDLSSPGSLDAFLITDWAWSLVKAGKIEGVLDASLLVNGDSANSNPKAIMERFVKVGILCAHVMVALRPTILDAIKMLEGDIEVPAIPDRPMPLGHPSFSRDGNTFAISPTLSGPKLVCGDMLR; encoded by the coding sequence ATGACATTTGCTACGCtgattcttcttctctctcttctttctctctcatcttcttctccacctCCGGCGACCGCCAACGTTTCCCGATGCCCAATGGATCTGAGCTATGTCCAGAGAGTCCCGTGGCCGGTCTCCGACTGCCAGAACTACCACCCGGAGTCCCCAGCCGGCGACTCCAACAACATAACCCGCTGTTGCCAAACGCTCCTCAGCCTCTTCGGCATCGCCTTGGCTCAGCGCCTCAAGCAGACCTCCCTCTTCCGCCTCCCCGACTACGGCACCTCCGTTGCTTGCCTCGCCGACTTCCAGTCCAGTCTCAATGCTCTCTCTTTGCCGCCCAATCTCACTTCCGTTTGCTTTGATCCTCGGCAGTTCGTGATCACGCCCGATGTTTGCGCGGCGATTGAGTCCACTCGCGACTGGGTTGCCAAGCTCGGAACGAACACTTCTCTGGACTCCGATTGCCGGCCGGACCTCACCGATTTGACGGCCTGCGACGCCTGCGTCGCCGCCGGGTTCCAGGTTCAGGGCAGCCTAATCGCCATTGACGGTAATAAATCTCACGCCACTGATTGCTTTCACTTCTCAATCTTGTATGCTGCTGGTGTTGTGAATGAGTTGGGTCCCGAGAGCACAGGGGCCGTTTCTTGCATTTTTGGGCTTTCAGTTGCTGCCGATTCTGGGTCTGGTAAATCCCATTTGGCTCTTGTTTTTGGCCTTACTGGAGCCGGCGTTGCCGTGTTGGTGGTGGCTGTGCTGGTGGGTCTGTACTTGTGGTGGGACAAGGAATGGAGGCGGAAAAGGGATGGTGTTGAGCTTGGTTATGGATTGGATGGGGAGGAGTTGGGTTCGAGGCCCAGAGTGAGGCCCAATACGGGTTCAATTTGGTTCAAGATTGATGAACTTGCGAAGGCAACTGACAACTTCTCGCAGAAGAATTTCATCGGGAGAGGTGGGTTTGGGGTGGTGCATAAGGGAACTTTGAAAGATGGGACTGTGGTTGCTGTTAAGAAGGTGATAGAATCTGATTTTCAGGGGAACGAGGAGTTTTGCAATGAAGTTGAGATAATTAGCAATTTGAGGCACAGGAATTTGGTTCCCCTGAGGGGTTGTTGTGTAACCGGGGAAGATGATGAGCAATATGAAGAGAGCCAGAGATTTCTTGTTTATGATTACATGCCAAATGGGAATCTTGATGACCATCTCTTTTGGACCAAGAATCGGAGCACAAATAGGAAACAACCATTGACATGGCCCCAAAGAAAGAACATAATTTTGGATGTGGCGAAAGGGCTTGCTTATCTTCATTATGGAGTAAAGCCTGGTATATATCATAGGGATATTAAGTCCACAAATATACTGTTGGATGCAGAGATGAGGGCTAGAGTGGCAGATTTTGGATTGGCAAGGCAAAGCAGAGAAGGGCAGTCTCATCTCACCACTAGAGTGGCTGGTACTCATGGTTACTTAGCCCCGGAATATGCACTCTATGGGCAATTGACTGAAAAGAGTGATGTTTACAGTTTTGGGGTGGTGGTTTTGGAAATAATGTGTGGAAGGAAAGCTCTTGATTTGTCTTCCCCAGGATCACTGGATGCATTTCTGATTACAGATTGGGCTTGGTCACTAGTGAAGGCAGGAAAAATAGAGGGGGTTTTAGATGCTTCTTTGTTGGTGAATGGAGATTCAGCAAATTCAAATCCAAAGGCTATAATGGAAAGATTTGTGAaagttgggattttgtgtgCTCATGTGATGGTGGCCTTAAGGCCTACGATTTTGGATGCAATAAAAATGTTAGAAGGAGATATTGAAGTTCCTGCAATTCCTGATAGGCCTATGCCCCTTGGACACCCTTCATTTTCCAGGGATGGGAACACCTTCGCCATATCACCAACATTAAGTGGACCCAAATTGGTTTGTGGAGATATGCTCAGGTAA
- the LOC127809398 gene encoding PKS-NRPS hybrid synthetase cheA-like, translating to MENWDEFEEEQDSYLEKEYDAQTQLFDTREALIGWAKKIRKQNGIVIVIKSSESGGPGKRPRVRLSCERSGKYRPSKKKEEIIGELKRKSTGSKKCDCPFELLGMKFEQWELKVICGVHNHPLAVQLEGHSYAGRLTEKEKGILKIMSENLVKLRNILMSLKADDENNVITIKTIYNARQRYKLIEKGGRSQMQQLMKKLRECNYVEWHRTDGSNCIADLIWAHPMSIDLLKIFSHVLIMDCTYKTNRYRYPLLEIVGVTSTELTFLVAFVFMNHEYEDNYTWAMERLKNVMGSNACPGVIVTDRKLALMNAIYKVFPSTTTLLCRWHISKNILAKCKKFFDRKETWEKFMLQWNLLIFASTEIEYQSLLSDLMVEYHAYEGALDYVRNTWLNDYKEKFIAAWTNKVLHFGNVTTNRAESAHAKLKRYLGSSQGDFESSWKIINSLIELQHTEIKGSFEKSLILVQHNFRSEIFRELRGIISRNAMNMVLKQTEMTQKIGVDKIACRCVIRSTHGLPCAHEIAELMMEGRPIPLSFVHPYWTKLDLVNTVDVSSVLTIDPELESLYNIFQSEPEGGKIVLKQKLRELIDPATTSLIPPSVKVRTKGKPSLKNKIQVDTSTRHDPSYFEIVQSIHDSISPTIQSSVKTLNEGKLYRTSVKQRLLGYDASFPSKIRHFIHNIVNVESDGHCGFRAIAALLGMSEHNWRDIRMNLIGELHTFRDKYIELYGSAMRVDELMHALSCFECVVPPQHWMTLPDMGHLIASKYNVVLVHLSRMQCLTYLPLRSAAPSVIQYRIITIGFVDDCHFVQVFLKSGSPIPPVARNWHKYRYDIAREWETPYITRIQVFMSLINKNVITKDVFDLTDE from the exons ATGGAGAACTGGGACGAGTTTGAGGAAGAACAGGATAGctatttagaaaaagaatatgACGCACAGACACAA CTATTTGATACTAGAGAAGCACTCATTGGATGGGctaagaaaattagaaaacaaaatggaattgTGATTGTGATTAAGAGTTCAGAATCTGGGGGTCCTGGAAAAAGACCTAGAGTTCGTCTTTCTTGTGAACGTAGTGGAAAGTATAGACCAtccaagaagaaagaagaaataataggagaatTAAAAAGGAAATCCACAGGTTCAAAAAAGTGTGATTGTCCGTTTGAATTACTTGGTATGAAATTTGAGCAGTGGGAGTTGAAAGTTATATGTGGAGTGCACAATCATCCACTAGCAGTTCAATTGGAGGGTCATTCATATGCAGGGAGActtacagaaaaagaaaaaggaattttgaaaattatgtctGAGAATCTGGTGAAacttagaaatattttgatgagtCTCAAGGCAGATGATGAGAATAATGTTATtactatcaaaactatatataatgcgcGTCAAAGATATAAACTTATTGAGAAAGGTGGTAGATCACAGATGCAAcagttgatgaagaaattaagagaatgtaattatgtggagtggcACAGAACTGATGGATCAAATTGTATTGCAGACTTAATTTGGGCGCATCCGATGTCTatagatttattaaaaatattttcacatgtcTTGATAATGGattgtacatacaaaactaacAGATATAGATATCCACTTCTTGAGATTGTTGGTGTGACATCCACTGAGTTAACTTTTCTTGTTGCATTTGTATTTATGAACCATGAATATGAGGATAACTATACATGGGCTATGGAGAGATTAAAGAATGTGATGGGATCTAATGCATGTCCTGGAGTAATTGTGACTGATAGAAAATTAGCATTGATGAATGCAATATATAAAGTCTTTCCAAGTACCACAACCTTATTATGTAGATggcatatatctaaaaatatactTGCTAAGTGTAAGAAATTCTTTGATAGAAAAGAGACATGGGAGAAGTTCATGTTACAATGGAATCTTCTTATTTTTGCCTCTACTGAGATTGAGTATCAAAGTCTACTTTCTGACTTAATGGTTGAGTATCATGCATATGAAGGAGcacttgattatgtgagaaataCATGGCTGAAtgattacaaagaaaaatttattgcaGCGTGGACAAATAAAGTATTACATTTTGGCAATGTTACTACTAACAG GGCTGAGAGCGCACATGCGAAGCTGAAGAGATATCTGGGATCATCACAAGGTGACTTTGAATCATCAtggaaaattataaattctctTATTGAGTTACAACATACTGAGATAAAGGGGTCTTTTGAGAAGAGTTTAATATTGGTACAACACAATTTCAGATCAGAAATttttagagaattgagaggtaTTATATCAAGAAATGCAATGAATATGGTATTAAAGCAAACAGAGATGACACAAAAAATTGGAGTGGATAAAATTGCATGTAGATGTGTGATAAGAAGCACACATGGTTTAccttgtgcacatgaaattgcAGAATTAATGATGGAGGGAAGACCAATTCCTTTATCATTTGTGCACCCTTATTGgacaaaattagatttagtgAATACTGTTGATGTGTCCTCAGTGTTAACAATTGATCCAGAGTTGGAAAgtctttataatatatttcaatCAGAACCAGAAGGAGGTAAAATCGTATTAAAACAGAAGTTGAGAGAATTAATAGATCCAGCTACTACTTCATTGATCCCACCAAGTGTGAAAGTTCGGACAAAAGGTAAGccatcattaaaaaataaaattcaagttgATACATCCACTCGACATGAtccatcatattttgaaatagtacAGTCTATTCATGATAGCATATCTCCAACAATACAAAGCTCAGTTAAGACACTGAATGAAGGTAAACTTTATCGTACCAGTGTCAAACAGAGATTGCTAGGCTATGATGCTTCATTCCCATCAAAAATACGtcattttatacataatattgttaatgtGGAGTCGGATGGACATTGTGGATTTCGTGCTATTGCTGCGTTACTTGGAATGAGTGAACACAACTGGAGAGATATTCGTATGAATCTGATTGGAGAGTTGCATACCTTTCGTGATAAATATATAGAGTTATATGGATCTGCTATGCGTGTAGATGAGTTAATGCACGCACTTTCTTGCTTTGAGTGTGTTGTACCTCCTCAACATTGGATGACTTTACCTGACATGGGTCATTTGATTGCTTCAAAATATAATGTTGTGTTGGTTCATTTATCTCGAATGCAGTGTCTTACTTACCTTCCATTGAGATCAGCTGCACCTTCAGTTATACAATATAGAATTATTACTATTGGATTTGTggatgattgtcattttgtacag gtaTTTCTTAAATCAGGTTCACCAATTCCTCCTGTTGCACGCAATTGGCATAAATATCGATATGATATTGCACGTGAATGGGAAACACCATATATAACTCGAAttcaagtatttatgtctcttattaacaaaaatgttattACAAAAGATGTTTTTGATTTAACTGATGAATGA
- the LOC127810442 gene encoding LOW QUALITY PROTEIN: probable receptor-like protein kinase At1g11050 (The sequence of the model RefSeq protein was modified relative to this genomic sequence to represent the inferred CDS: deleted 1 base in 1 codon), which produces MKFAMLIVLLSLLPLSSSSPAPATANVSRCPMDLSYVQKVRWPVSDCQTCNPEFPASNSNNLTRCCQTLLSLFGIALAQRLKRTSLFRLPDYGTSVACLADLQSGLHVLSLPSHLTSVCFDPRQFVITPDVCAAIESTRDWVAKLGTNTSLDSDCRPDLTDLTACDACVAAGFQVQGSLIAIDGNKSHATDCFHFSILYAAGVVNELGPESTGAVSCIFGLSVAADSGSGKSHLALVFGLTGAGVAVLVVAVLVGLYLCWDKEWWRKRDGVELGYGLDGEELGSRPRVRPNTGSIWFKIDELAKATDNFSQKNFIGRGGFGVVHKGTLKDGTVVAVKKVIESDFQGNEEFCNEVDIISNLRHRNLVPLRGCCVTGEDDEQYEESQRFLVYDYMPNGNLDDHLFWTKNRSTNRKQPLTWPQRKNIILDVAKGLAYLHYGVKPGIYHRDIKSTNILLDAEMRARVADFGLARQSREGQSHLTTRVAGTHGYLAPEYALYGQLTGKSDVYSFGVVVLEIMCGRKALDLSSPGSLDAFLITDWAWSLVKAGKIEGVLDASLLVNGDSANSNPKAIMERFVKVGILCAHVMVALRPTILDAIKMLEGDIKVPAIPDRPMPLGHPSFSRDGNTFAISPTLSGPKLVFGDMLR; this is translated from the exons atgaagtttGCTATGCTCattgttcttctctctcttcttcctctctcatcttcttctccagctCCGGCGACCGCCAACGTTTCCCGATGCCCAATGGATCTGAGCTATGTCCAGAAAGTCCGGTGGCCGGTCTCCGACTGCCAGACCTGCAACCCGGAGTTCCCAGCCAGCAACTCCAACAACTTAACCCGCTGTTGCCAAACGCTCCTCAGCCTCTTCGGCATCGCCTTGGCTCAGCGCCTCAAGCGGACCTCCCTCTTCCGCCTCCCCGACTACGGCACCTCCGTTGCTTGCCTCGCCGACCTCCAGTCCGGTCTCCATGTTCTCTCTTTGCCGTCCCATCTCACTTCTGTTTGCTTTGATCCTCGGCAGTTCGTGATCACGCCCGATGTTTGCGCGGCGATTGAATCCACTCGCGACTGGGTTGCCAAGCTCGGAACGAACACTTCTCTGGACTCCGATTGCCGGCCGGACCTCACCGATTTGACGGCCTGCGACGCCTGCGTCGCCGCCGGGTTCCAGGTTCAGGGCAGCCTAATCGCCATTGACGGTAATAAATCTCACGCCACTGATTGCTTTCACTTCTCAATCTTGTATGCTGCTGGTGTTGTGAATGAGTTGGGTCCCGAGAGCACAGGGGCCGTTTCTTGCATTTTTGGGCTTTCAGTTGCTGCCGATTCTGGGTCTGGTAAGTCCCATTTGGCTCTTGTTTTTGGCCTTACTGGAGCCGGCGTTGCCGTGTTGGTGGTGGCTGTGCTGGTGGGTCTGTACTTGTGCTGGGACAAGGAATGGTGGAGGAAAAGGGATGGTGTTGAGCTTGGTTATGGATTGGATGGGGAGGAGTTGGGTTCGAGGCCCAGAGTGAGGCCGAATACGGGTTCAATTTGGTTCAAGATTGATGAACTTGCGAAGGCAACTGACAACTTCTCGCAGAAGAATTTCATCGGGAGAGGTGGGTTTGGGGTGGTGCATAAGGGAACTTTGAAAGATGGGACTGTAGTTGCTGTTAAGAAGGTGATAGAATCTGATTTTCAGGGGAACGAGGAGTTTTGCAATGAAGTTGATATAATTAGCAATTTGCGGCACAGGAATTTGGTTCCCCTGAGGGGTTGTTGTGTAACCGGGGAAGATGATGAGCAATATGAAGAGAGCCAGAGATTTCTTGTTTATGATTACATGCCAAATGGGAATCTTGATGACCATCTCTTTTGGACCAAGAATCGGAGCACAAATAGGAAACAACCATTGACATGGCCCCAAAGAAAGAACATAATTTTGGATGTGGCGAAAGGGCTTGCTTATCTTCATTATGGAGTAAAGCCTGGTATATATCATAGGGATATTAAGTCCACAAATATACTGTTGGATGCAGAGATGAGGGCTAGAGTGGCAGATTTTGGATTGGCAAGGCAAAGCAGAGAAGGGCAGTCTCATCTCACCACTAGAGTGGCTGGTACTCATGGTTACTTAGCCCCGGAATATGCACTCTATGGGCAATTGACTGGAAAGAGTGATGTTTACAGTTTTGGGGTGGTGGTTTTGGAAATAATGTGTGGAAGGAAAGCTCTTGATTTGTCTTCCCCAGGATCACTGGATGCATTTCTGATTACAGATTGGGCTTGGTCACTAGTGAAGGCAGGAAAAATAGAGGGGGTTTTAGATGCTTCTTTGTTGGTGAATGGAGATTCAGCAAATTCAAATCCAAAGGCTATAATGGAAAGATTTGTGAaagttgggattttgtgtgCTCATGTGATGGTGGCC TTAAGGCCTACGATTTTGGATGCAATAAAAATGTTGGAAGGAGATATTAAAGTTCCTGCAATTCCTGATAGGCCTATGCCCCTTGGACACCCTTCATTTTCCAGGGATGGGAACACCTTCGCCATATCACCAACATTAAGTGGACCCAAATTGGTTTTTGGAGATATGCTCAGGTAA